One genomic region from Erythrobacter mangrovi encodes:
- a CDS encoding GatB/YqeY domain-containing protein, whose amino-acid sequence MLRETIQAETVTAMKAKDKDRTAALRLIGAKIKDRDIELRTASRKPEDDELVTDVLLKMAKQRRESIEMYEAGGRQELADKEKVELAVIEEFLPKQMGEDETRAAIAAIKAEIGAEGIKDMGRVMGELKARHGATLDMSKASGLVKEALS is encoded by the coding sequence ATGCTCCGCGAGACAATCCAGGCCGAAACCGTCACTGCCATGAAGGCGAAGGACAAGGACCGCACAGCCGCGCTCCGCCTGATCGGTGCGAAGATCAAGGATCGCGATATCGAGCTACGCACGGCCTCGAGAAAGCCCGAAGACGACGAGTTGGTGACTGACGTGCTGCTCAAGATGGCCAAGCAGCGCCGCGAATCGATCGAAATGTACGAGGCCGGTGGGCGGCAGGAGCTTGCCGACAAGGAAAAGGTCGAACTGGCTGTGATCGAGGAATTCCTGCCCAAGCAGATGGGCGAGGACGAGACTCGCGCCGCGATCGCCGCGATCAAGGCAGAGATCGGTGCGGAAGGTATCAAGGATATGGGTCGCGTGATGGGCGAGCTAAAGGCCCGTCACGGTGCCACACTCGACATGAGCAAGGCCAGCG